TTGATGTCACATCACCTAAAATTTGTCACATTATTTTCCTGTTAGCCACATAGGCATTAAGACTAACACCGTTAATAAAAGGACTAATTGCGCTCACTTTTTAAAATTGAGGAACTAGTAACACTCACTTGAAACATAAATGATCAATTGCGCTTACAAGGTAAATTTCAGAGATCATTAGTGTAGTTTTGcctaaattttaaacaataaataaaaaaagtgtaattaagaaatttaataattaagttgttgatgtggcattaataacatttattgtCAAATTAGTGTCTTCACATTTTGTACTAAACGGGtaatatttgacatttttctttatacagtaaaaattttacattttatgaGAATTTTCCAAGGAAatggaaaatgttaaagttgctaccaattTTACCATAATAATGTTACAAACTAATATAGTAATAAATGCAAATAGTGTCACAtcaacaacataaaaaataaatttcataattaatcacttttttttattttgtgtttaaaagCTGGCACGCTAATTTGTAagacttaataaataaaattcataatatcTCAAGCAGGAACACTCTCTTAACGTAATTTCTTCACTGGTATACATGACTAagactttttttaaattatgacaGCAAAGGTTATAATTAACATAGTGGTTTTATTCTAGAACCTACTGagtatattataataaattattgactGTGCTAAAATTTTCGAGAGtttgaaaatattgaatttaataataaatctaaGACTCTCCCTTGTGTGGATCCAGAATCCTTCTTAATAATTGGGATGCAACACGTGGGAttgttaagttttttaaatGGGACGTAAAgcaaaaataatgtttaaattcATAATCACATCCTCTCatacaataataatttattaattgcactaaaacttttttttttaatgaagaatGTAGAattgatatattaaaaaaaaggcaaaagtacaaaaatataagaataggATCCAGAGCCACAACAGGCCTATCCGCCTAGGCTATAGGACAAGAAACAGGCTACACAATGCCACAAACAGAAGACATAactaaagaaaacaataaaaaaataaaaaaaaaactttaagttGCACtaacactttctttttttgatagtcAAACTCAAGAACATTTCATTAAATTGGGCAACTACCCAAACATTTTACATCAAATGCAATTTGAAGCTCAATAATAGGGGGTATCCTCCACCCAAATAATACATTCAAATAAAGACTTGGCATTTCTTGCCATCAAATGTGCAGCTTGGTTACAGTTTCTACGGACATGGGTTGATTTCCACGCAGAGAAACTTAAGGCCCAAAGTTGAGCACCTGCAATAATGTGTTGAATTGAGCTTGGAGGAGAGGTGTGGCCTGAAAGGGCTGCCATGACCATCAGAGCATCTCCCTCAATGATGATGTATCTGAGACCAAGGTCCTTGGCCAACAATACCCCCTCTTCCACAGCATTTGCTTCCACTTCCAAAGCATCCAAGGGCTGGTCCAACATTTTGCTCATAGCTCCCATGATTTGGCCCTTATCATTTCTGATCACAATACCGATGCCACAGCTGTTGAGCTCCTTAAAAATTGCTCCGTCAACATTAACCTTGTACCAACCAGATGATGGGGGGGTCCAGTAAGATTTCTTGGGGATGGTTTCCTGCCTCGTAGAGGAGTTTAAAGTGCGGAATTCCTCTACAAGATTTTATGCCTCCCTTGCAATAGCCTTTGCTTCTTTGCACCTGCCTTCAAATTTGACTGAGTTCCTATTTCTCCTGAGACACCAAGCCGTGGTAGCAAAACAATCCCAATCCAGCTCACTTCGGGCATCCCTTAACCTCCATACCACATCAATAAAGTCACGCTGGGGGTTCTGAAATCTTGGGAGCTTGAGCCTAGTTTCCTTCCACACGTCCACCGCCAATTTACAATCCCACTGAACATGACCCGAAGACTCAGAAATTCCACACAACTCACATTTATCCTCAATGGCCACTTTACTAATTTTGAGGTTGTAGTTTGTAGGAAGGATGTTTTTACAAGCCCTCCACTGTTTGACTC
This portion of the Castanea sativa cultivar Marrone di Chiusa Pesio chromosome 7, ASM4071231v1 genome encodes:
- the LOC142644220 gene encoding uncharacterized protein LOC142644220, with product MAAREVIGKGMRWNIGNGKKVNIWTDKWIPNPDSFEIVSPRPPDTTNELVASLINPDIGGWDITTMKRIFLPHDIEAILSIPISPCLPKDTQIWTWTQNGHFTVRSAYYVARKWLMEGNHKADRGCASNSRKSRELWRSIWGMQCQNRVKQWRACKNILPTNYNLKISKVAIEDKCELCGISESSGHVQWDCKLAVDVWKETRLKLPRFQNPQRDFIDVVWRLRDARSELDWDCFATTAWCLRRNRNSVKFEGRCKEAKAIAREVNVDGAIFKELNSCGIGIVIRNDKGQIMGAMSKMLDQPLDALEVEANAVEEGVLLAKDLGLRYIIIEGDALMVMAALSGHTSPPSSIQHIIAGAQLWALSFSAWKSTHVRRNCNQAAHLMARNAKSLFECIIWVEDTPYY